One region of Oncorhynchus keta strain PuntledgeMale-10-30-2019 chromosome 24, Oket_V2, whole genome shotgun sequence genomic DNA includes:
- the LOC118357437 gene encoding E3 ubiquitin-protein ligase TRIM21-like, with product MASSSSFLSEDQFQCSICLDVFTEPVSIPCGHNFCKACISGYWDTTSRSQCPLCKHTFYIRPELKTNTTLRNVADHFKRMSDRDRDLSPAKPGEVACDLCTGRKLKALKSCLECLTSYCEIHLQPHQRVTGLKRHKLIDPVENLEDRLCKKHDRLLELFCRTDQTCVCQFCTETDHKTHHTVPLEEEFGKKKAQLRNSIAQMRQMIHDRWQKVREIKDSVELSKTVAEREKADSVKVFNALVRSIEKSQAELIVEIEEKQKAEGRRAKGLINELEQEITELKRRRTELEQLSHTEDHLHLLQSSPSLCTPTFTKDWSEISVHYYLHVKNVRRVVSRLEETLHNEIEKLPDIKLKRMQQYAVDVTLDPDTAFPYLNVSEDGKQVTLGDVLKKLPNNPERFDYNPSILGKNEFSSGRFYYEVQVEGKTWWRLGVARKSTNRKGWLPLTPENGFWTLGLKSGYHRHWYCANMYDNLFYLPFFYGKPPTPQKVGVFVDYEEGLVSFYDVMARSHIHSFTSCNFTEKLYTYFNSGGNAGGKNTASLAISTVNHTE from the coding sequence ATGGCGTCCTCTAGCAGTTTCCTGTCTGAAGATCAGTTCCAGTGCTCCATCTGTCTGGATGTGTTCACTGAGCCAGTCTCCATTCCATGTGGACACAACTTCTGCAAGGCTTGTATTAGTGGATACTGGGATACCACTAGCCGGAGCCAGTGTCCACTGTGTAAGCATACTTTCTACATAAGACCAGAGTTAAAGACCAACACAACACTGAGAAATGTTGCAGATCATTTCAAAAGAatgagtgacagagacagagatttgTCCCCTGCCAAGCCCGGAGAAGTGGCCTGTGATCTCTGCACTGGGAGAAAGCTTAAAGCCCTGAAGTCCTGCCTGGAGTGTCTGACCTCTTACTGTGAGATTCACTTACAGCCTCATCAGAGAGTTACAGGCCTGAAAAGACACAAGCTGATCGACCCTGTGGAGAACCTGGAAGACAGGTTGTGTAAGAAGCACGACAGACTCCTGGAGCTGTTCTGTAGGACTGACCAAACGTGTGTGTGTCAGTTCTGCACTGAGACAGACCACAAGACTCACCACACCGTGCCTCTAGAGGAAGAGTTTGGAAAGAAGAAGGCTCAACTGCGGAACTCCATAGCACAAATGCGGCAGATGATCCATGACCGCTGGCAGAAGGTTAGGGAGATCAAAGACTCTGTAGAGCTCAGCAAgacagttgcagagagagagaaagcagacagTGTGAAGGTTTTCAATGCTCTGGTGCGTTCCATTGAAAAAAGCCAGGCTGAGCTCATTGTGGAGATTGAGGAGAAGCAGAAAGCCGAAGGCAGGCGGGCTAAAGGGCTGATTAACGAGCTGGAGCAAGAAATTACCGAGCTTAAGAGAAGACGCACCGAGCTGGAGCAGCTCTCACACACCGAggaccacctccacctcctccagagTTCCCCATCCCTGTGCACCCCCACATTCACCAAGGACTGGTCTGAGATCAGTGTTCACTACTACCTACATGTGAAGAATGTGAGGAGAGTTGTGTCTCGACTGGAGGAGACGCTTCATAATGAGATCGAGAAGTTGCCTGACATCAAGCTGAAGAGGATGCAGCAGTACGCAGTGGATGTGACTCTGGACCCTGATACAGCATTTCCATACCTTAACGTGTCTGAGGACGGAAAACAAGTGACACTGGGAGACGTACTAAAGAAACTTCCTAACAACCCTGAGAGGTTTGATTATAATCCCTCTATCCTGGGAAAGAATGAATTCTCCTCTGGGAGATTCTACTATGAGGTGCAGGTAGAGGGGAAGACTTGGTGGAGGTTAGGGGTGGCTAGAAAGTCCACCAACAGGAAGGGCTGGCTTCCACTGACCCCTGAGAATGGATTCTGGACTCTGGGTCTGAAGAGTGGGTACCACCGGCATTGGTATTGTGCAAACATGTACGATAACCTCTTCTACCTGCCCTTCTTCTACGGCAAGCCCCCGACACCCCAAAAAGTGGGGGTGTTTGTGGATTATGAGGAGGGTCTAGTCTCCTTTTATGATGTAATGGCCAGATCTCACATCCACTCTTTCACTAGCTGCAACTTCACCGAGAAGCTCTATACATACTTCAACTCGGGTGGTAATGCTGGTGGTAaaaacactgcctcattggccatCTCTACTGTCAATCACACAGAATAA